The following are encoded together in the Periplaneta americana isolate PAMFEO1 chromosome 5, P.americana_PAMFEO1_priV1, whole genome shotgun sequence genome:
- the LOC138700537 gene encoding uncharacterized protein — translation MHYGLAFTDTRKLAYEFAAANNKQLLPNWSEEKMAGKEWLRSFMKRHKLSLRQPEATSLSRATSFNKFNVDKFFSNLKSTYEKFGFGPEDVYNLDETGLTTVQKPGKVVSPCGQKQVGKITSAERGTLVTVCAIIGSTGKAVPPFFVFPRVHFQDHMLHNAPPGSRGAAHTSGWMTGDIFLSVLEHFIKHERPCKEKPKLLILDNHESHISIRAVSLAKENGIVLLTIPPHTSHKLQPLDVAVYGPFKPYYNKACDRWLINHPGQTLRIYDVAGLKGEAYPFAFTPNNIIKGFKSTGIMPFNDETFGEADFLCSSVTDRPLDQVPSPNHVSAIHLEPSTSWTSVTDPVPSTSSTFVTSPVPSTSCTSPNDPVPSTSFSSDIDPVLSSSCTSESNPAPSPSNERQFQTVENFVSPEILKPFPKCGPRKRDGHGRKKGESLILTSSPIKARLEEEFRVREAKKFKNRKTARLALDSSSGESEQLVLDDSDSSWNEECEDDDDSYKIEAGDFIIAEVHGVRKESGRNFVAVVKESLRSGVQVTFYKRHLPSTRFSITNESAFVANADVVTKLPRPLKNLRQRYGGMIYFNIDLYEYSLR, via the coding sequence ATGCACTATGGTTTGGCATTCACAGACACAAGGAAGTTGGCTTATGAATTTGCTGCGGCTAATAATAAGCAACTTTTGCCAAATTGGTCTGAAGAGAAAATGGCTGGGAAAGAATGGCTTCGTTCTTTTATGAAGAGGCACAAACTTTCTCTCAGACAACCAGAGGCTACAAGCTTGAGCCGTGCAACCAGTTTTAACAAATTTAATGTAGACAAAttcttttcaaatttgaaatcaaCCTACGAAAAATTTGGATTTGGACCAGAGGATGTTTACAACCTTGATGAAACTGGTCTCACAACAGTGCAGAAGCCTGGAAAGGTAGTTTCCCCTTGTGGCCAGAAGCAAGTGGGTAAAATTACTTCTGCAGAGAGGGGCACTCTCGTAACTGTGTGTGCCATTATTGGGAGCACAGGAAAAGCAGTCCCTCCATTTTTTGTGTTTCCCCGTGTGCATTTCCAGGACCATATGCTACACAATGCCCCACCTGGAAGTAGAGGTGCAGCTCACACCTCTGGATGGATGACTGGAGacatatttttgtctgtattggaacaTTTCATCAAACATGAAAGGCCGTGCAAGGAAAAACCCAAGCTTCTCATATTAGATAATCACGAAAGCCATATATCAATAAGGGCTGTATCACTTGCAAAAGAAAATGGTATAGTTTTATTAACAATACCACCCCATACTAGCCATAAGCTTCAGCCACTCGACGTAGCAGTTTATGGTCCATTCAAGCCATATTACAATAAAGCTTGTGATAGGTGGCTAATCAATCATCCTGGACAGACACTACGCATTTATGATGTAGCAGGCCTTAAGGGTGAAGCTTATCCATTTGCATTCACTCCTAACAATATCATCAAAGGATTTAAATCCACAGGGATAATGCCTTTTAATGACGAAACATTTGGTGAAGCTGATTTCCTGTGCTCATCTGTGACAGATCGTCCTTTAGATCAAGTTCCTTCGCCCAATCATGTCTCTGCTATCCATCTAGAGCCTTCAACCTCTTGGACCTCTGTTACTGATCCAGTTCCATCCACGTCTTCCACCTTTGTTACTAGTCCAGTGCCTTCAACTTCTTGCACCTCTCCTAATGATCCAGTTCCTTCAACATCCTTTTCCTCTGATATCGATCCAGTTCTTTCATCTTCTTGCACCTCTGAAAGTAATCCAGCTCCTTCACCTTCTAATGAAAGGCAATTTCAGACAGTGGAGAATTTTGTGTCACCTGAGATCTTGAAGCCATTTCCAAAGTGTGGACCACGAAAAAGAGATGGTCATGGTCGAAAGAAAGGAGAATCTCTCATTCTCACTAGTTCGCCCATCAAGGCTCGTCTGGAAGAAGAATTCCGTGTcagagaagcaaaaaagttcaAGAATAGGAAAACTGCTAGACTGGCACTGGACTCGTCATCAGGTGAAAGTGAGCAGTTGGTGTTAGATGACTCTGACTCTTCTTGGAATGAAGaatgtgaagatgatgatgattcctaCAAAATTGAAGCTGGTGACTTCATCATTGCTGAAGTTCATGGAGTGAGAAAAGAGTCTGGTCGCAACTTTGTAGCAGTTGTGAAGGAGTCACTTCGTAGTGGTGTTCAAGTGACATTCTATAAGCGGCATTTGCCGTCAACTCGATTTTCTATTACCAATGAAAGTGCCTTTGTTGCCAATGCTGATGTTGTTACGAAACTTCCACGTCCTCTGAAGAACTTAAGACAAAGATATGGGGGCAtgatttatttcaatattgaCTTGTATGAATATAGCCTTCGCTAG